A window of Bacillus xiapuensis contains these coding sequences:
- a CDS encoding TnsA endonuclease C-terminal domain-containing protein produces MTKRNQSWNENKYNRFIKEGRGQGAGKEYKPWLTIQDFPSMGRVSRILGWKSGRVHHFFSDLQARYFYMLEWEDTVVDIREHYPLLDLEDAIQHKSDLNFKLFTDKDSGYPYTLSTNFLITINRADGVNLQLARSIKMASELEKKKTLERLEIERRYWTEKGIDWGVVTQKEISNVLAKNIEWVHSCLYSYAERGFTQDELIYLGNSLIERLVDAKHSIRKITADFDKEFNYDSGTALFVFKFLIASKQIGIDMTNQIDVNLSNPTIEVKSRVTNEEVKRKCL; encoded by the coding sequence ATGACTAAACGTAATCAATCTTGGAATGAGAATAAATATAATCGGTTTATTAAAGAAGGACGGGGACAGGGAGCAGGTAAGGAATATAAACCATGGTTGACTATTCAGGATTTTCCTTCTATGGGGAGAGTATCACGAATACTAGGGTGGAAGAGTGGTAGAGTACATCATTTTTTTTCAGATTTGCAGGCTCGCTACTTTTATATGCTGGAGTGGGAAGATACAGTTGTTGACATTCGAGAACATTATCCCCTGTTGGACCTTGAAGATGCTATTCAACATAAATCAGATTTGAATTTCAAACTATTTACAGATAAAGATAGTGGATATCCATATACACTAAGCACTAATTTCCTAATAACGATAAACAGAGCAGATGGAGTTAATTTGCAATTAGCCAGAAGCATAAAAATGGCTTCGGAACTTGAGAAGAAAAAGACATTGGAAAGATTAGAGATTGAACGCCGATATTGGACGGAAAAAGGAATAGACTGGGGAGTTGTTACTCAAAAAGAAATTTCTAATGTGCTTGCAAAAAATATTGAATGGGTCCATTCCTGCTTATATTCATATGCTGAAAGAGGTTTTACACAGGATGAACTGATTTATTTAGGCAACTCTTTAATAGAAAGATTAGTAGATGCCAAGCATTCAATTAGAAAGATTACCGCTGACTTTGACAAGGAATTTAATTACGATTCAGGAACAGCGTTGTTCGTGTTTAAGTTTTTAATTGCTTCCAAACAGATTGGGATAGATATGACTAACCAAATTGACGTAAATCTATCCAATCCAACAATAGAAGTAAAGTCACGAGTTACGAATGAGGAGGTAAAAAGAAAATGCTTGTAG
- a CDS encoding Mu transposase C-terminal domain-containing protein, whose protein sequence is MLVVNNLISFPDSDNEKVVERVLWLNKEHDYGYFFNIHTTSLPYERNISEVEEGLNKGSIILVEKDPFSRLINENDIPEKHLSLRDSTWEIIKDIVKLEPFVYHSAERRKLILKKSEAHNIHESTIIRYLKKYWQRGKTKNALLPDYYLCGGKGKEKKANEVKRGRPRKHGQVTGEGINIDENIKKIFRTAINKHYYSSAEKSLTLTYELMLKEYFSIDSKVKGKVEIPVINSYGKLPSLNQFRYWFEKERDIKKEIGQRKGRKNYEQNHRAIIGESTTEALGPGAVYQIDATVGDLYLLSRFNRDWIIGRPIIYSVMDVYSRMIVGLYIGLEGPSWAGAMMALANAASDKVSFCRDFGIEIEKHEWPVAHLPESILADRGELEGSKVEPLINNFGIKILNTPSYRADLKGIIEQHFRVTNTRTKAFLPGAVKPVKERGDRDYRLEAQLDIYQFTQVIIKCVLYHNNQHYLTNYQREEMMVEDGIESIPIQLWKWGINNKSGKLRHVSEDVVKLNLMPTGKATVTAKGIAYKGLLYGSKQSLKERWFEKARNRGTWKIEISYDPRNMDYLYLRDENGLSFDKCFLLEHQQRYKGKVVEEINYLLEYEKLKEKQHKEKAIQSKVDLNTEIEEIVKQAKMETSQKQTDVISKRGRIGSIRANRAIEKMIQRDEEAFELNKVNIENSKIVPFNQSESDEFMGDSGFDLLLRKQKEALKKKDE, encoded by the coding sequence ATGCTTGTAGTTAATAATCTTATTTCCTTTCCTGATTCAGATAACGAGAAAGTAGTAGAAAGGGTATTATGGCTTAATAAAGAACATGATTATGGGTATTTTTTTAATATTCATACCACCTCTTTGCCCTATGAAAGGAATATTTCAGAAGTGGAAGAGGGGCTTAACAAGGGTAGCATAATTCTTGTTGAAAAGGACCCATTCAGTCGGTTGATAAATGAAAATGATATTCCTGAAAAACATCTGTCCTTACGTGACAGTACTTGGGAAATTATAAAGGATATTGTGAAGTTAGAGCCATTTGTCTACCACTCTGCAGAAAGAAGAAAATTAATTCTAAAAAAGAGTGAAGCCCACAATATTCATGAAAGTACTATTATCCGCTATTTAAAGAAGTATTGGCAACGCGGTAAAACAAAAAATGCCCTTTTACCTGATTATTATCTGTGTGGAGGTAAAGGTAAGGAAAAGAAGGCTAATGAGGTAAAAAGAGGAAGGCCTAGAAAGCATGGACAGGTAACAGGCGAAGGAATAAATATTGATGAAAATATCAAAAAAATCTTTAGAACGGCAATAAATAAACATTATTACTCCTCTGCAGAAAAATCCCTAACTCTTACTTATGAATTAATGTTAAAAGAGTATTTTAGTATAGATAGTAAAGTGAAAGGGAAGGTGGAAATACCCGTAATAAACTCCTATGGAAAGTTACCATCACTAAATCAATTTAGGTATTGGTTTGAAAAGGAAAGAGACATCAAAAAAGAAATCGGCCAGAGAAAAGGTCGAAAAAATTATGAACAAAATCATAGAGCAATTATTGGGGAATCTACAACAGAAGCATTAGGCCCCGGTGCAGTTTATCAGATTGACGCAACAGTTGGCGACTTGTACTTGTTATCAAGATTTAACCGGGACTGGATAATTGGACGACCTATAATTTATTCAGTAATGGATGTTTATAGCAGAATGATCGTTGGTCTATATATTGGATTGGAAGGTCCATCTTGGGCGGGTGCAATGATGGCTTTGGCTAATGCTGCTTCTGATAAAGTAAGTTTTTGTCGGGACTTCGGAATTGAGATTGAAAAACATGAGTGGCCAGTCGCACATCTTCCAGAATCTATATTGGCTGACCGAGGAGAATTAGAGGGAAGTAAAGTTGAGCCCCTAATTAATAACTTCGGAATAAAAATTTTAAATACACCTTCTTACAGGGCTGACTTAAAGGGAATAATTGAACAACATTTTCGAGTGACCAATACAAGAACGAAGGCTTTTCTACCGGGTGCTGTAAAGCCTGTTAAAGAACGTGGTGATCGTGATTACCGTTTGGAGGCACAGTTGGATATTTACCAGTTTACTCAAGTGATTATCAAATGTGTTTTATATCATAATAATCAACATTATCTTACAAACTATCAGCGTGAAGAAATGATGGTGGAGGACGGAATAGAGTCTATTCCAATACAACTCTGGAAATGGGGGATAAACAACAAATCTGGAAAGTTACGTCATGTTTCAGAGGATGTTGTAAAACTCAATCTCATGCCAACGGGCAAGGCTACCGTAACTGCAAAGGGGATTGCGTATAAAGGATTACTCTATGGTTCAAAACAGTCTTTAAAGGAAAGATGGTTTGAAAAGGCACGGAACCGGGGCACTTGGAAAATTGAAATAAGTTATGATCCAAGAAATATGGATTATTTATATTTACGGGATGAAAATGGATTGAGTTTTGATAAATGCTTTTTATTGGAACATCAGCAACGATATAAGGGCAAGGTAGTTGAAGAAATTAATTACTTGCTAGAATACGAAAAACTGAAAGAAAAGCAGCACAAGGAGAAAGCAATACAGTCAAAAGTAGATTTAAACACAGAAATTGAAGAGATTGTAAAACAGGCTAAAATGGAAACATCTCAAAAACAAACGGATGTAATTAGTAAAAGGGGCAGAATAGGGAGCATTCGAGCAAACCGTGCTATTGAAAAAATGATACAACGTGATGAAGAGGCTTTTGAATTAAATAAAGTTAATATAGAAAACTCTAAGATTGTTCCTTTTAATCAATCAGAAAGTGATGAATTTATGGGAGATTCAGGGTTTGATTTGTTGTTGAGAAAGCAGAAGGAGGCTTTAAAAAAGAAAGATGAATAA